One genomic segment of Cydia splendana chromosome 5, ilCydSple1.2, whole genome shotgun sequence includes these proteins:
- the LOC134790872 gene encoding uncharacterized protein LOC134790872, translating to MPDEIQTRRYESMLFNYGTVQRTDYRENEIKPPVPTVYKEKVPKPRPEFKGIKDLQTMSERLPIPFDLFIKPKEILRSDPRIVQKTFLKPEDLEREEAQRTRPRLVMTPAVSMDDIDNKQVRDLLVNDIYKSTVRIATEEGVALAKYKTVRAPLPGLPAPANPITIPKLHVQYVSPEWRMDSVSWDSRQLRAYCDPTETFWLGRTPKCRVCDDTAARTAQQKMKEQMKTRA from the exons atgccGGACGAAATACAAACACGACGCTACGAGTCCATGCTATTCAACTACGGGACAGTACAGCGAACGGATTACAGGGAGAATGAAATCAAACCTCCCGTGCCAACAGTTTATAAAGAAAAGGTGCCGAAGCCTAGACCGGAGTTTAAAGGGATCAAAGATTTGCAAACTATGTCTGAGAGGCTTCCCATACCGTTCGATCTATTTATTAAACCTAAAGAGATCTTGAGGAGTGATCCTAGAATCGTGCAAAAGACTTTC TTAAAACCTGAAGACCTAGAGCGTGAGGAGGCGCAGAGGACTCGCCCACGTCTGGTTATGACGCCCGCCGTCAGTATGGACGATATCGACAACAAGCA AGTCCGCGATTTGCTGGTAAACGACATTTATAAGAGCACGGTGCGAATCGCGACGGAGGAGGGCGTAGCCCTGGCCAAGTACAAGACCGTTCGGGCTCCTTTACCAGGCCTGCCAGCACCAGCTAATCCG ATAACCATACCAAAGCTGCACGTGCAATACGTGTCTCCCGAGTGGCGCATGGACTCGGTCTCGTGGGACAGCCGTCAGCTGCGCGCCTACTGCGACCCAACTGAGACGTTCTGGCTCGGAAGGACTCCCAA ATGCCGCGTATGTGACGACACAGCGGCGCGAACAGCACAGCAGAAAATGAAGGAACAAATGAAAACGCGGGCGTGA